The Punica granatum isolate Tunisia-2019 chromosome 4, ASM765513v2, whole genome shotgun sequence genome has a window encoding:
- the LOC116205139 gene encoding plastid-lipid-associated protein, chloroplastic-like, translated as MSTISQFLHLPYKVVPPSASNPKFTSKPAILPLNPHPVRALGKDTNKVRPAFVVRASEYEDEWGPEKGQEAPEVDAGGVAVAEEPKEAPEITSLKKALVDSFYGTNLGLSATSETRAEIVELITQLEAKNPTPAPTEALTLLNGKWILAYTSFVGLFPLLARGTLPLVKVEEISQIIDSENFTVQNSVQFSGPLATTSFSTNAKFEVRSPKRVQIKFEEGIIGTPQLTDSIELPENVEFLGQKIDLTPFKGLITSVQGTASSVVKTISNQPPLKFSLARTNAESWLLTTYLDEDIRISRGDGGSIFVLLKEGSSFLLP; from the exons ATGTCCACCATCTCCCAATTCCTCCACCTCCCCTACAAGGTCGTCCCCCCATCCGCATCAAACCCCAAATTCACCTCCAAGCCTGCAATCCTCCCCTTAAACCCTCACCCAGTACGAGCCTTGGGGAAAGATACTAACAAGGTGCGACCCGCCTTTGTGGTCCgggcctcggaatacgaggacgAGTGGGGTCCGGAGAAGGGGCAGGAGGCGCCGGAAGTCGATGCTGGAGGCGTGGCCGTTGCCGAGGAGCCAAAGGAGGCGCCCGAGATTACCAGCCTGAAGAAGGCTCTGGTGGACTCGTTCTATGGGACGAATCTTGGCCTGAGCGCGACGAGCGAAACGAGGGCCGAGATAGTGGAGCTTATTACCCAGCTCGAGGCCAAGAACCCGACCCCGGCCCCCACCGAGGCCCTCACTCTGCTCAACGGGAAATGGATTCTCGC GTACACCTCTTTCGTGGGATTGTTCCCTTTGCTGGCCAGGGGCACCCTGCCACTGGTAAAAGTGGAAGAGATATCTCAGATCATTGACTCAGAGAACTTCACTGTCCAGAACTCTGTCCAGTTCTCGGGCCCCTTGGCAACTACTTCCTTCAGCACCAATGCCAAATTCGAAGTCCGAAGCCCGAAGCGCGTGCAG ATCAAGTTTGAAGAGGGGATCATCGGGACTCCCCAGCTGACAGACTCGATTGAGTTGCCTGAGAACGTCGAGTTTTTGGGACAGAAAATCGACCTCACACCCTTCAAGGGGCTGATCACCTCTGTTCAGGGCACTGCTTCCTCAGTGGTGAAGACGATCTCAAACCAACCGCCGCTTAAGTTCTCCCTCGCTCGCACCAATGCAGAGTCGTGGCTGCTGACCACTTACCTTGACGAGGATATTCGAATCTCAAGGGGCGATGGGGGAAGTATCTTCGTGCTTCTCAAGGAAGGCAGCTCCTTCTTGCTGCCATAA